The proteins below are encoded in one region of Caldilineales bacterium:
- a CDS encoding flavin reductase family protein, which yields MPPIDTKAYRQAIGLFATGVTVLLAEREGAVHGMTANAVTSLSLDPTLVIVCPSKRANLADFLTPGSHFTINILSEQQESLSNFFANWRHEGPPPAYEFIPWPAAEKAPRLDGCLAALACQVQQVHDGGDHWIVVGQVLDLYRGEGPHRPLLFFGGDYHQLRRQEPDHLQPSADAYR from the coding sequence ATGCCCCCCATCGATACCAAAGCCTATCGCCAGGCCATCGGCCTGTTTGCCACCGGCGTGACCGTGTTGCTGGCCGAGCGCGAGGGCGCTGTGCACGGCATGACCGCCAACGCTGTCACTTCGCTCTCGCTCGACCCCACCCTGGTCATCGTCTGCCCCTCCAAGCGCGCCAACCTGGCCGATTTCCTGACCCCTGGCAGCCATTTCACCATCAACATCCTCAGCGAGCAGCAAGAATCGCTCTCGAACTTCTTCGCCAACTGGCGGCACGAAGGCCCGCCGCCCGCTTACGAGTTCATCCCCTGGCCGGCAGCCGAGAAGGCGCCGCGGCTGGATGGCTGTCTGGCGGCGCTGGCCTGCCAGGTGCAGCAGGTGCACGACGGCGGCGATCACTGGATCGTGGTCGGGCAGGTGCTTGATCTATATCGCGGCGAGGGGCCGCATCGCCCGCTGCTGTTCTTCGGCGGTGACTATCACCAGCTGCGGCGGCAGGAGCCGGATCATCTGCAGCCGTCGGCGGATGCGTATCGGTGA
- a CDS encoding protein kinase, with translation MPDLPPTFGKYQIKAPLGRGGFATVYRAHDASLDRDIALKILAPHLAWEPDTVARFKQEARIAARLKHPNIVAIHEIGEVDGQIFIAMELIEGESLRDYLKRQGSLSVEETIALLAPIADALDYAHSQGVVHRDVKPANILLETTHHGQTRPVLSDFGLVKSLAQSTEITQSGAVLGTVEYMAPEQADSERANEIGPATDLYALGIVAYHMLTGQVPFTGSSAQVLVSHLTRQPPSPRSLRADLPDGPSQVLLKALAKRPADRFASAAAFVQALRTAEGGHPDAAAKPAPRQRPLPRWWPVVPLVLVAVVAVAGYWLWTRGQRDSSVLSCGAAAERLDNLVDWEECKEVIRLATDVIERGCQLADIYKPRSVCYAGQGRLDLAFQDINAAIDLDPGYEQPYLFRASLYRDSGKFDLALADLNKAIELAPTSAEAYFERASYYEDRRQWQEVLADIQKAIAYDPTTPDYYDLRGIAHQNLGQIDQAIPNFQRFLELTDGKESYSDRREQVQTILAALPASTPTANPTPTPSPTPLPEAACTVMQDGLPLWPAPKADGGSMVGVLRRGDILRPLASVPAVPPNWWLKVVTPAGETGYVNTYQSTVDCNIDLWSLPPDFPTSLPPDESAPTTPDLLPTPELNPVQGPTQSPGQAPQKLSPDAALPTALAPPSDTPAPTATPTSPAGESATNGQPWFGPISFCLKLDADNRCTKPMETLPSGTRLFYISWQYRDVPLGASFQRYWYHDDKELERFRRNDVWDSHWISPSGYQFTWVDNGRAFPNGEYRVDLFIENGLLQSGSVKIGN, from the coding sequence ATGCCCGACCTTCCCCCTACCTTTGGCAAATACCAGATCAAAGCGCCGTTGGGACGCGGCGGCTTCGCCACCGTCTACCGCGCCCATGATGCCAGCCTCGACCGCGACATCGCCCTCAAAATCCTGGCCCCGCACCTGGCCTGGGAGCCGGACACCGTTGCCCGTTTCAAGCAAGAAGCCCGCATCGCCGCCCGGCTGAAGCACCCCAACATCGTCGCCATCCACGAGATCGGGGAGGTGGATGGGCAGATCTTCATCGCCATGGAGTTGATCGAGGGCGAGTCGTTGCGCGACTACCTCAAGCGCCAGGGCAGCCTGAGCGTCGAGGAAACCATCGCCTTGCTGGCGCCCATCGCCGACGCCCTGGACTATGCCCACAGCCAGGGCGTGGTGCACCGCGATGTCAAACCCGCCAACATCCTGCTGGAGACCACCCATCACGGCCAAACGCGGCCCGTGCTGAGTGATTTCGGGCTGGTCAAATCTCTGGCCCAATCGACTGAGATCACACAGTCGGGCGCGGTGCTGGGCACGGTGGAGTACATGGCCCCGGAGCAAGCCGACAGCGAGCGGGCCAACGAGATCGGCCCCGCCACCGACCTCTACGCCCTGGGCATCGTCGCTTACCACATGCTGACGGGGCAGGTGCCGTTCACGGGCAGCAGCGCCCAGGTGCTGGTCTCGCACCTCACCCGCCAGCCGCCCTCGCCCCGCAGCCTGCGCGCCGACCTGCCCGATGGCCCGTCCCAGGTCCTGCTCAAGGCCCTGGCCAAGCGCCCCGCCGACCGTTTCGCCAGCGCCGCCGCCTTCGTCCAGGCCCTGCGCACGGCAGAGGGCGGTCATCCTGACGCTGCCGCCAAACCTGCGCCCAGGCAGCGCCCCCTGCCGCGCTGGTGGCCGGTTGTCCCGCTCGTCCTGGTGGCGGTGGTAGCTGTGGCGGGCTATTGGCTGTGGACGCGGGGCCAGCGGGATAGCTCGGTTCTGAGCTGCGGAGCGGCTGCCGAGCGGCTGGACAACCTGGTTGACTGGGAGGAATGTAAGGAGGTCATTCGCCTTGCCACCGACGTTATCGAGCGCGGTTGCCAACTTGCCGACATCTACAAACCGCGCAGTGTGTGCTATGCCGGTCAGGGGCGGTTGGATCTGGCTTTCCAGGACATCAACGCCGCCATCGACCTGGACCCAGGCTACGAGCAGCCCTATTTGTTCCGCGCCAGTCTTTATCGCGACAGTGGTAAGTTCGACCTGGCCCTGGCCGACCTGAACAAGGCCATCGAGTTGGCGCCCACTTCGGCCGAAGCCTATTTCGAGCGGGCGAGCTATTATGAGGACCGCCGCCAGTGGCAAGAAGTTCTGGCTGACATCCAAAAGGCCATTGCCTATGACCCCACAACACCCGACTACTACGACCTGCGTGGGATCGCTCACCAAAACCTGGGGCAGATCGACCAGGCCATTCCCAACTTTCAACGGTTCCTGGAATTGACGGATGGCAAGGAGAGCTACTCGGATCGCCGTGAACAGGTGCAGACCATCCTGGCCGCCCTCCCTGCCAGTACACCCACCGCCAACCCTACCCCAACCCCAAGCCCCACCCCCCTGCCCGAAGCCGCATGCACGGTGATGCAGGATGGGTTGCCCTTGTGGCCCGCCCCCAAGGCCGACGGCGGCAGCATGGTCGGCGTCCTGCGCCGTGGTGATATTCTTCGCCCCCTCGCCAGCGTCCCCGCCGTTCCACCCAATTGGTGGTTGAAGGTGGTGACCCCGGCCGGCGAAACAGGTTATGTCAATACTTACCAGAGCACGGTAGACTGCAACATCGACTTGTGGTCGTTGCCACCAGACTTCCCGACTTCACTTCCGCCGGATGAGTCAGCCCCGACCACGCCCGACCTGCTGCCCACGCCCGAACTCAACCCGGTGCAAGGGCCGACGCAGTCCCCCGGCCAGGCGCCCCAGAAGCTTTCGCCGGATGCCGCCCTGCCGACGGCCCTGGCGCCGCCCTCAGACACGCCCGCGCCTACCGCCACACCTACCAGCCCAGCCGGCGAATCGGCCACGAATGGGCAGCCGTGGTTCGGCCCTATCAGCTTCTGCCTCAAACTCGACGCCGACAATCGCTGCACCAAACCTATGGAGACATTGCCGTCCGGCACGCGGCTATTCTACATCAGCTGGCAGTACCGCGATGTTCCTTTGGGGGCATCATTCCAGCGATATTGGTACCACGACGACAAGGAACTCGAACGGTTTCGCCGAAACGACGTCTGGGACAGCCACTGGATCAGTCCTTCTGGTTACCAGTTTACCTGGGTTGACAACGGAAGGGCCTTTCCGAACGGTGAGTATCGAGTCGACTTGTTCATCGAAAACGGATTGCTTCAGTCAGGCAGCGTCAAAATCGGCAACTGA
- a CDS encoding Uma2 family endonuclease, with protein sequence MPVATLPAPPTQFKPIEFSIPRRPKVEYPESDGEPMGETGLHVLATLGLFGALKFYFANRSDVYVAADMFLYYQEGKPSANTAPDVMVIKGVPNQERRIYKLWEEKVAPCTIFEVTSRSTMREDTIAKTGIYARLGVTEYFLFDPEGDYLDEQLIGYRLGEAAHEPIMPEADGTLHSRELGLAFWPERYMLRVGDPATGERIPMLDEAVSRARSEAERAEQEAARAEQEAARAEQEAARAQQEATRAGQEAARAAAAEAEVARLRALIDQR encoded by the coding sequence ATGCCAGTAGCAACGCTTCCTGCGCCCCCGACGCAGTTCAAACCAATCGAGTTCTCCATTCCCCGACGACCCAAGGTCGAATACCCCGAATCGGATGGTGAGCCAATGGGCGAAACCGGTCTTCATGTCCTGGCCACGCTTGGGCTTTTTGGCGCGCTCAAGTTCTATTTTGCCAACCGCAGCGATGTCTATGTCGCCGCCGATATGTTCCTGTACTATCAGGAAGGCAAACCAAGCGCCAACACGGCTCCAGATGTCATGGTCATCAAAGGGGTGCCCAATCAGGAGCGGCGCATCTACAAGCTTTGGGAGGAAAAGGTTGCGCCATGCACGATCTTCGAGGTGACTTCGCGTTCGACGATGCGCGAAGATACAATAGCAAAGACGGGTATTTACGCGCGCCTGGGTGTGACCGAGTATTTCTTGTTCGATCCCGAAGGCGACTATCTTGACGAGCAGCTCATTGGCTATCGACTGGGGGAGGCCGCGCACGAGCCGATCATGCCCGAAGCCGATGGCACCCTGCACAGTCGGGAACTCGGCCTGGCCTTCTGGCCCGAACGCTATATGCTGCGCGTGGGCGACCCGGCCACCGGCGAGCGTATTCCCATGCTCGATGAGGCCGTGAGTAGGGCGCGGAGCGAAGCGGAACGAGCTGAGCAGGAAGCGGCTCGGGCCGAGCAAGAAGCGGCACGGGCCGAGCAGGAAGCGGCACGGGCCCAGCAGGAAGCTACTCGCGCCGGACAGGAAGCCGCTCGCGCCGCCGCCGCCGAAGCCGAAGTCGCGCGGTTGCGGGCGCTGATCGACCAACGTTGA
- a CDS encoding PQQ-like beta-propeller repeat protein — protein MDDFCPVCSTYLANASVCPTCGAHRAQSAGEGVELVASLRLDGEAQPGAVVAGNLIVASLIVREKVDGAYGGAIVAVDATTMRAVWRLALPDGLVNPPLVLHHDLVIFATQTTDPLQSNASLCAVELSSGRERWRWQPGMRAVGAPVLADDGSLWVVGDGNSLWAVAAATGTARRGWPLEGARHILPPEIHGPTLLTPTRGPLLLAVDSGDGRIVWRHEHSADAWAATPFVCGHMAFASFTDGAIAALDAANGAVLWTRPPAGRGAPALASDGERLFIGGPGGVQAVAIASGTPVWTMPSERKVTARPLLAQAALIVAGHDHTVRGLDPTTGAEHWRWQGEHRIEIEPLPTPAGLAVFDADDALRLLRPPRAQPTLQQALDAGAWRMAASLLADGGKLADAARLLEQHNDAFAAAQLWAAAGQRRQAAGLFEKINTNAALQSAAELYDAEGDLVAKALALHRLAELSDAAEAWQQAQLAYKEAGMESESAAAWREVCRLRKYPFVLVEVTPETGFVKDQYNILHLLVRNEGDGVATALSAKSSGPFVGDDMRTTAIGNLAPGRSRDLPLGLQPASAGKVPLTLEVRFLLGPREEDRETPEKVVSRRIFVDVASTEAQRQSSADLAQQLNQSFAVIDRDAFRRTRRQIKEETLERLKLNLAEREGVRSSYGLAAPLWLVNEIRQLEQDIHTTESELDEMTAAGQ, from the coding sequence ATGGACGATTTCTGCCCTGTTTGCTCCACCTACCTGGCCAACGCCAGCGTCTGCCCCACCTGTGGCGCTCATCGCGCCCAAAGCGCCGGCGAAGGCGTCGAACTGGTGGCCAGCTTGCGGCTGGATGGCGAAGCGCAGCCGGGTGCGGTCGTGGCCGGCAACCTGATCGTGGCCTCGCTGATCGTGCGCGAGAAGGTGGACGGGGCCTATGGCGGCGCCATCGTGGCCGTCGATGCCACGACCATGCGCGCAGTCTGGCGGCTGGCCCTCCCGGATGGCCTCGTCAACCCGCCCCTCGTGCTCCACCACGACCTGGTCATCTTCGCCACCCAGACCACCGACCCCCTGCAAAGCAACGCCAGCCTTTGCGCCGTGGAACTGAGCAGTGGGCGCGAGCGATGGCGCTGGCAACCGGGGATGCGGGCTGTGGGTGCGCCCGTCCTGGCCGATGACGGCAGCCTCTGGGTGGTGGGCGATGGCAATAGCCTCTGGGCGGTGGCAGCCGCCACGGGCACAGCCCGTCGCGGCTGGCCGCTGGAAGGCGCCCGCCACATCCTGCCGCCCGAAATCCACGGCCCCACACTGCTGACGCCGACGCGCGGGCCGCTGCTCCTGGCCGTCGATAGCGGCGATGGGCGCATCGTCTGGCGCCACGAACACAGCGCCGACGCCTGGGCCGCCACGCCGTTCGTCTGCGGCCACATGGCCTTTGCCTCCTTCACCGACGGCGCCATCGCCGCGCTGGATGCCGCCAACGGCGCCGTCCTCTGGACCCGGCCGCCGGCAGGCCGCGGCGCCCCGGCTCTGGCCAGCGATGGCGAACGGCTGTTCATCGGCGGGCCGGGAGGGGTGCAGGCAGTCGCCATCGCCAGCGGGACGCCGGTCTGGACCATGCCCAGCGAACGCAAAGTCACGGCCCGGCCACTCCTTGCCCAGGCTGCGCTCATCGTCGCCGGGCACGACCACACCGTGCGCGGGCTAGACCCCACCACCGGGGCCGAGCACTGGCGCTGGCAGGGCGAGCACCGGATCGAAATCGAGCCGCTGCCCACCCCCGCCGGCCTGGCTGTATTCGACGCCGACGACGCCTTGCGCCTGCTGCGCCCGCCGCGCGCCCAGCCCACCCTCCAGCAGGCTCTGGATGCCGGCGCCTGGCGGATGGCGGCCTCGTTGCTGGCCGATGGCGGCAAACTCGCCGACGCCGCCCGGCTGCTGGAGCAGCACAACGACGCCTTCGCCGCCGCCCAGCTGTGGGCGGCCGCCGGCCAACGACGGCAAGCTGCCGGTCTGTTCGAGAAGATCAACACCAACGCCGCCCTCCAGTCGGCCGCCGAGCTCTACGACGCCGAAGGCGACCTGGTGGCGAAGGCATTGGCCCTGCACCGGCTGGCCGAGTTGAGTGACGCGGCCGAGGCCTGGCAACAGGCGCAGCTTGCCTACAAAGAAGCCGGGATGGAGAGCGAAAGCGCCGCCGCCTGGCGCGAGGTCTGCCGGCTGCGCAAATATCCCTTCGTGCTGGTCGAAGTCACGCCCGAAACCGGGTTCGTCAAGGACCAATACAACATCCTCCATCTGCTGGTGCGAAACGAGGGTGATGGCGTGGCCACGGCCTTGAGCGCCAAATCCAGCGGCCCGTTCGTGGGTGATGACATGCGCACAACGGCCATCGGCAACCTGGCCCCGGGCCGCAGCCGCGACCTGCCCCTGGGCCTGCAACCTGCCAGCGCCGGCAAAGTCCCGCTCACGCTCGAAGTTCGCTTCCTCTTGGGGCCGCGGGAAGAAGACCGGGAGACGCCCGAAAAGGTGGTCAGCCGCAGGATCTTCGTCGATGTCGCCTCCACCGAAGCTCAGCGGCAATCTTCAGCCGACCTGGCCCAACAACTCAATCAATCTTTCGCCGTCATCGACCGCGACGCCTTCCGCCGCACGCGCCGCCAGATCAAAGAGGAAACACTCGAAAGACTCAAACTCAATCTAGCCGAACGCGAGGGCGTGCGCAGCAGCTATGGTCTGGCCGCCCCGCTCTGGCTGGTCAACGAAATCCGGCAATTGGAGCAGGACATCCACACGACCGAGAGCGAACTGGACGAGATGACTGCCGCCGGCCAATAG
- the thrH gene encoding bifunctional phosphoserine phosphatase/homoserine phosphotransferase ThrH, which translates to MLPPLTVFDLEGVFTPEIWIAVAETTGIPALRRTTRDEPDYDKLMRARLAILAQHGLSLRHIQEVIAELEPLPGACDFLGWMRAQTPVILLSDTFAEFAAPLMAKLGRPTLFCNSLEIDSRGLIVDYHLRLRDGKRAAVQAFKQINYRVIAAGDSYNDATMLAAADHGILFRPPPNMMAEFPQFPVAYEYDELKALLINLLSSPTGP; encoded by the coding sequence ATGCTGCCCCCCCTCACCGTCTTCGACCTCGAGGGCGTGTTCACGCCCGAAATCTGGATTGCCGTAGCCGAGACCACCGGCATCCCCGCCCTGCGCCGCACCACCCGCGACGAACCCGATTATGACAAGTTGATGCGGGCGCGGCTGGCCATCCTCGCACAGCACGGCCTCAGCCTGCGCCACATCCAGGAAGTCATCGCCGAGCTGGAGCCGCTGCCCGGCGCCTGCGACTTCCTGGGCTGGATGCGGGCGCAGACCCCCGTCATCCTCCTCTCCGACACCTTCGCCGAGTTCGCCGCCCCGCTCATGGCCAAACTCGGCCGGCCCACCCTCTTCTGCAACAGCCTGGAAATCGACAGCCGCGGCCTGATCGTCGATTATCACCTGCGCCTCCGCGACGGCAAGCGCGCGGCTGTGCAGGCATTCAAACAGATCAACTACCGCGTCATCGCCGCCGGCGACTCGTACAACGACGCCACCATGCTCGCCGCCGCCGACCACGGCATCCTCTTCCGCCCACCGCCCAACATGATGGCCGAATTCCCCCAGTTTCCGGTAGCCTATGAGTACGACGAACTGAAAGCCCTGCTGATCAATCTGCTGTCATCTCCGACCGGGCCGTAG
- a CDS encoding protein kinase, with amino-acid sequence MADPNSSFGKYEIVRQVGRGGFATVFLARDTTLKREVALKLLHPYYATEPEMAQRFLEEAQTAANLSHPNIITIFEVGDLDGQLFLAMEYVAGGALLGQLEKSGPLGLNETVDILAGLADALDYAHSQGLVHRDIKPANVLLKPPRQNRPWPVLTDFGLVKALSHSTSLTRSGAVLGTVEYMSPEQIDSDRRQEVGPASDLYALGIVAYHMLTGQVPFSGSTVQVINGHLNKQPPAPAEVRADLPAAVSTAILRAIAKAPADRYPSATAFVEDLQAAARPLPAPAPLPAAPPPQEPPPAVVPLPPRRPSPQPTPPPPQPAAPPTPAPAPKPERQPERQPERQPERQPERQPERQPERQPERQPAAGASPNRLLALAGAGALVIVALLVLLYLLRGRGDGGELASASPTLAPTAVITQPTVTAEATPAATAAVTPPTTYAENTLLHSTLDDLDAILSPALGSPGRTNLTAADFTPAEVGNGAIFPAHADGQGKWLAFPVAGNFDAQQGEVEFWYRPNYDAAADDISHYLFVVGPIYGEPQMYLEEGDDLELGLVDNDFVRYKTAATWRRPLWKAGQWLHIRAAWDASQPNDALALYVDGERVDQGGSPGGWDMGLLKSEGTFFVGSGNEEGAASADGVIDEFITRSGGFETALAPIATPTPAPTAVPPVFSGSLVFTRNTGGGDTGNEIYRYDFASGQTIRLTNNTFDDHIPRWSPDGSRIAFTSNRSQATGAYDIWVMNADGSNQHAYISTGAWDEYASWEPTGRKRLAAGPGGKTARPADKQQAVTIELAFVSTATTQGVANAEIFVGAPGTTAQQTYNVGRDEWPSWSPDGSALVYGSEHNGDMDIYRLTVSLPPGQPQALYIAEAHENQPAWSPVDDRIAFILRQKGADAFGRLVLGAADGRAPVILTEAFARDPAWSPDGDWIIFSRGLDSNGDGALAADDESDLWAIRPADGLLAPVVEAPGRDGSPSWSELPAVAIQPTPTPALPTPTPTGDWAQITGITVENRRYVVEFITSGFEPRLGGSNRHVHFFFDTVAPEDAGMPGSGPWQIYPTERNVVGTSPFTLYRVADRPNAARRLCILVANSDHSVRQGTGNCLELP; translated from the coding sequence ATGGCTGACCCAAATTCCTCCTTTGGCAAATACGAAATCGTGCGACAGGTCGGGCGTGGCGGCTTCGCCACCGTCTTCCTGGCGCGCGATACCACCCTCAAGCGCGAGGTGGCGCTTAAACTGCTGCACCCCTACTACGCCACCGAGCCGGAGATGGCGCAACGCTTTCTGGAAGAAGCGCAAACTGCCGCCAATCTCAGCCATCCCAACATCATCACCATCTTCGAGGTGGGCGACCTGGATGGCCAGCTCTTCCTGGCCATGGAGTACGTGGCCGGCGGGGCCTTGCTGGGCCAGTTGGAGAAATCCGGGCCGTTGGGGCTGAACGAGACGGTGGACATCCTGGCCGGGCTTGCCGACGCCCTGGATTATGCCCACAGCCAGGGCCTGGTGCACCGCGACATCAAACCGGCCAATGTCCTGCTCAAGCCCCCGCGCCAGAACCGCCCCTGGCCGGTGCTCACCGATTTCGGCCTGGTCAAAGCCCTCTCGCACAGCACCTCGCTCACGCGCAGCGGCGCCGTCTTGGGCACGGTCGAATACATGTCCCCCGAACAGATCGATTCCGACCGCCGCCAGGAAGTCGGCCCGGCCAGCGACCTCTACGCCCTGGGCATCGTCGCCTATCACATGCTCACCGGCCAGGTTCCGTTCAGCGGCAGCACGGTTCAGGTCATCAACGGCCACCTGAACAAACAGCCGCCCGCCCCGGCCGAGGTGCGCGCCGACCTGCCTGCCGCGGTTTCGACGGCCATCCTGCGGGCCATCGCCAAAGCGCCCGCCGACCGCTACCCCTCGGCCACGGCCTTCGTCGAAGACTTGCAGGCTGCGGCCCGCCCCCTGCCCGCACCCGCTCCCCTGCCCGCGGCCCCACCGCCGCAAGAGCCACCCCCGGCCGTCGTCCCACTGCCGCCGCGCCGGCCGTCGCCCCAGCCAACTCCCCCGCCGCCCCAGCCCGCCGCCCCGCCCACCCCTGCGCCAGCGCCGAAGCCGGAGCGACAGCCAGAGCGCCAGCCAGAGCGCCAGCCGGAGCGACAGCCGGAGCGACAGCCGGAGCGCCAGCCGGAGCGCCAGCCGGAGCGCCAGCCAGCCGCCGGAGCCAGCCCCAACCGCCTCCTGGCCCTGGCCGGCGCGGGTGCGTTGGTCATCGTCGCCCTGCTCGTGTTGCTCTATCTGCTGCGCGGGCGTGGGGATGGCGGCGAACTGGCCTCAGCCTCGCCCACCCTCGCCCCCACCGCGGTCATCACCCAGCCCACCGTCACCGCCGAAGCCACCCCGGCCGCCACCGCCGCCGTTACCCCGCCCACCACCTACGCCGAAAACACCCTCCTCCACAGCACACTCGACGATCTCGACGCCATCCTCTCGCCTGCCCTCGGCTCGCCGGGGCGCACGAACCTGACCGCCGCCGATTTCACGCCCGCCGAAGTCGGGAACGGCGCCATCTTCCCGGCCCATGCGGATGGACAGGGCAAATGGCTGGCCTTCCCCGTCGCCGGCAACTTCGACGCCCAACAGGGCGAGGTCGAGTTCTGGTATCGACCCAACTACGACGCCGCTGCCGATGACATCTCCCACTATCTGTTCGTCGTCGGCCCCATCTATGGCGAGCCGCAGATGTATCTGGAAGAAGGCGACGACCTGGAGTTGGGGCTGGTCGACAACGACTTCGTGCGCTACAAGACCGCCGCCACCTGGCGCCGGCCGCTGTGGAAGGCCGGGCAATGGCTACACATCCGGGCCGCCTGGGATGCCTCGCAGCCGAACGACGCCCTCGCCCTCTATGTCGATGGCGAACGCGTCGACCAGGGCGGTTCGCCGGGCGGCTGGGATATGGGGTTGCTGAAAAGCGAGGGGACGTTCTTCGTTGGGTCGGGCAACGAGGAGGGCGCGGCCAGCGCCGACGGCGTGATCGACGAATTCATCACCCGCAGCGGCGGCTTCGAGACTGCCCTGGCCCCGATCGCGACGCCTACCCCTGCCCCCACCGCTGTCCCGCCTGTCTTCAGCGGCAGCCTGGTCTTCACCCGCAACACCGGCGGCGGCGACACCGGCAACGAGATTTACCGCTATGACTTCGCCAGCGGCCAGACCATCCGCCTGACCAACAACACCTTCGACGACCACATCCCCCGCTGGTCGCCCGATGGCAGCCGGATTGCCTTCACCAGCAATCGGTCGCAGGCGACAGGCGCTTACGACATCTGGGTGATGAACGCCGACGGGAGCAACCAGCATGCCTACATCAGCACCGGCGCCTGGGATGAGTACGCCTCCTGGGAGCCAACCGGGCGCAAACGGCTGGCAGCGGGGCCGGGCGGCAAAACCGCTCGACCCGCCGACAAGCAGCAAGCGGTGACAATCGAACTGGCCTTTGTGTCCACAGCGACAACGCAGGGCGTCGCCAACGCCGAGATCTTCGTCGGCGCCCCCGGCACCACCGCCCAGCAGACCTACAACGTCGGTCGCGACGAGTGGCCGTCGTGGTCGCCCGATGGCTCGGCCCTGGTCTACGGCTCCGAGCACAACGGCGATATGGACATCTACCGCCTGACCGTGTCCCTGCCGCCCGGCCAGCCCCAGGCCCTCTACATCGCCGAGGCGCACGAGAATCAGCCGGCCTGGTCGCCGGTGGACGACCGCATCGCCTTCATCCTGCGCCAAAAGGGCGCCGATGCCTTTGGCCGCCTCGTCCTGGGTGCAGCCGATGGCCGCGCCCCCGTGATCCTGACCGAAGCCTTCGCCCGCGACCCGGCCTGGTCGCCGGACGGCGACTGGATCATCTTCAGCCGCGGCCTCGATAGCAACGGCGATGGCGCCCTGGCAGCGGACGACGAGAGCGACCTCTGGGCCATCCGCCCGGCCGATGGCCTGCTGGCGCCCGTCGTCGAGGCCCCCGGCAGGGATGGCTCGCCCTCGTGGAGCGAGCTCCCGGCCGTCGCCATCCAGCCCACGCCCACCCCGGCGTTGCCGACCCCCACCCCCACCGGCGACTGGGCGCAGATCACCGGCATCACGGTCGAGAACCGGCGCTATGTGGTCGAGTTCATCACCTCCGGTTTCGAGCCGCGACTGGGCGGCAGCAACCGGCACGTCCATTTCTTCTTCGACACCGTCGCGCCCGAAGACGCCGGTATGCCCGGCAGCGGCCCCTGGCAGATCTATCCCACCGAGCGCAACGTCGTCGGGACCAGCCCCTTCACCCTCTACCGGGTGGCCGACCGGCCCAATGCCGCCCGCCGGCTCTGCATCCTCGTGGCCAACAGCGACCACTCGGTGCGGCAGGGCACAGGAAACTGCCTGGAACTGCCGTAA
- a CDS encoding acyl-CoA dehydrogenase family protein → MDFQLGREQLLLQQMIRDFVESEVKPLAAHTDHTHEFPWPSIKKMGPLGLLGLNIPEQWGGAGADHLSAAILIEELGRGCGSTALTVAAHLGLACAPLALFGSDALKENYLKPLARGEILGALGLTEPGAGSDLRGGVRTSARKEGGEWVIDGGKMWMTNASVAGVMILLVRTGPAGSHALSHILVPAGAPGITIAPAERKMGLHGCKTHAVSFDAVRVPLDHLVGEEGRGLQQTLAVLDGGRIGIGALSVGLAQAAYEEAIKYAGQRQTFGVPIAEHQAIQFKIADMATQIQAARLMVYHAAWLRAQGQPITLAAAQAKLFATEMAEKVCFEAIQIHGGYGYSAEFPVERIYRDNRLMLIGEGTSEINRLVIARKVLGLR, encoded by the coding sequence ATGGACTTCCAATTGGGCAGAGAACAACTGCTTTTGCAGCAAATGATCCGCGATTTCGTCGAAAGCGAAGTCAAACCACTCGCCGCCCACACCGACCACACCCACGAATTCCCCTGGCCGAGCATCAAAAAAATGGGGCCATTGGGGCTGCTGGGGCTGAACATCCCCGAACAGTGGGGCGGGGCCGGCGCCGACCATCTCTCCGCCGCCATCTTGATCGAGGAGTTGGGCCGGGGCTGTGGCTCCACCGCCCTGACCGTGGCCGCGCATTTGGGCCTGGCCTGCGCGCCGCTTGCCCTCTTCGGCAGCGACGCCCTCAAAGAGAACTATTTGAAGCCGCTGGCCCGTGGCGAAATCCTGGGTGCGCTCGGCCTGACCGAACCGGGCGCGGGATCCGACCTGAGGGGCGGGGTGCGCACGAGCGCCCGGAAGGAGGGCGGCGAGTGGGTCATCGACGGCGGCAAGATGTGGATGACCAACGCCTCGGTGGCGGGGGTCATGATCCTGCTGGTGCGCACCGGCCCGGCCGGCTCCCACGCCCTCAGCCACATCCTCGTCCCCGCCGGCGCGCCCGGCATCACCATTGCCCCGGCCGAGCGCAAGATGGGGCTGCACGGCTGCAAAACGCACGCGGTCAGCTTCGACGCCGTGCGCGTCCCCCTCGACCATCTGGTGGGAGAGGAAGGCCGGGGTCTGCAACAAACGCTGGCCGTGCTCGATGGCGGGCGCATCGGCATCGGCGCCCTCAGTGTCGGGCTGGCGCAGGCCGCCTACGAGGAAGCAATCAAGTATGCCGGCCAGCGCCAGACCTTCGGCGTCCCCATCGCCGAGCACCAGGCCATCCAGTTCAAGATCGCCGACATGGCCACGCAGATCCAGGCCGCCCGGCTCATGGTCTACCACGCCGCCTGGTTGCGCGCCCAGGGCCAGCCGATCACCCTGGCGGCAGCGCAGGCCAAGCTCTTTGCCACCGAGATGGCCGAGAAAGTCTGTTTCGAGGCCATCCAGATCCACGGCGGCTATGGCTACAGCGCCGAGTTCCCGGTCGAGCGCATCTACCGCGACAACCGGCTGATGCTGATCGGCGAAGGCACGAGCGAGATCAACCGGCTGGTGATTGCGCGGAAGGTGTTGGGGCTGAGATAG